One genomic segment of Acanthochromis polyacanthus isolate Apoly-LR-REF ecotype Palm Island chromosome 9, KAUST_Apoly_ChrSc, whole genome shotgun sequence includes these proteins:
- the fndc7a gene encoding fibronectin type III domain-containing protein 7 yields MGTMQLKMLKLLLLLTITEICTAQNDITLSVFTVTSKSLAVQWSFPAGANSYKITVIPKNSPGQLVFAQFSGNTVLGSVNSMSPNTVYTVMLEAMDNDGNVLSSADIEVTTAPEVPSIEEAYSKKSDSITVEFTEVAGATNYLLRAESRSGDFFSETNVSSSPGTIRQLQPYTDYILRVISVNSGRRSQPSLATENRTVVMAPELETDAPTNNTINVTWPRVEHAVFYTLCLFQQGSSTRLKRNTTDTMVVFDNLTPGTLYCIKGTAWDAEGRTGDDLTVCQITRPSTPDVTHVQMTQGRSLGIAVYWLSVQGARIYVALTSNGKNCSSQSNHCFIIPAECGQNRSVTVVAYNDAGPSSPSQPVTYITYPCPPENIWVEEPTAGNCSVMWDSVPLVEHYITYIKRDDGAEHSCNTTETTCQFFCMCGYTYLTSVFPHNQAGSSLFAHVRNYTTIPCCPHDVTIKLVSTETLEIMWSPVKGSELYKTTAAETHEVIHCNDTSPVCALSDLKCNTGYAVTVTSCCELRGCNTTCKAQIHETAPCTPEIMSLAQVNNSTYKVLITNPNTGDTNYTVTATGRYDRHTCHSTNDYCELTQLPCGKTYEVTVVATSAAGKSLPGFSKILETGPCCPMYVNVTQVTQAMTNVTWSAGHGARSYVVALTSLRGHASCHTLDTHCLMGCITCGTNYSVYLEAISSSGHKSECLYKGFSSSACCPTGVKLYRRSNNTLRVYWRSLGTQVYNHTVQLSGTRANNTCTAAAGSMYCDMEEGPCGDVYTVVVAPVGHDGTIVVFCQARWYSVPCPGSNAGMMISHGKRRMN; encoded by the exons ATGGGGACAATGCAGTTAAAGATGCTGAAACTTTTGCTTTTATTAACTATCACAGAG ATATGCACAGCTCAGAATG ACATCACGCTGTCGGTGTTTACGGTGACATCAAAGAGTTTAGCCGTGCAGTGGAGCTTCCCCGCCGGTGCCAACTCCTACAAGATCACAGTGATCCCCAAGAACTCTCCAGGACAACTGGTGTTCGCCCAGTTCAGTGGCAACACGGTGTTAGGCTCAGTTAACTCTATGTCACCAAACACAGTATACACTGTGATGCTGGAGGCCATGGACAATGACGGCAATGTCCTCAGCAGTGCAGACATTGAGGTGACAACAG CTCCTGAGGTACCGAGCATTGAGGAGGCCTACTCCAAAAAAAGCGACAGCATCACTGTTGAGTTCACAGAGGTTGCCGGGGCGACCAACTACCTCCTGAGGGCAGAGTCGAGGTCAGGTGATTTCTTCTCTGAGACCAATGTGAGTAGTTCTCCGGGCACCATTCGGCAGCTTCAGCCCTACACAGACTACATCCTGAGAGTCATTTCCGTCAACTCTGGAAGGAGGAGTCAGCCGTCACTCGCCACTGAGAACAGGACAG TTGTGATGGCGCCAGAATTGGAGACGGACGCCCCCACCAACAACACCATCAATGTGACCTGGCCACGTGTGGAGCACGCCGTTTTCTACACGCTCTGCCTCTTCCAGCAAGGCTCCAGCACCCGCCTCAAGCGCAACACCACCGACACCATGGTGGTTTTTGACAACCTCACACCAGGAACTCTGTACTGCATCAAGGGCACGGCCTGGGATGCCGAGGGCCGCACCGGTGACGACCTCACCGTCTGCCAGATCACAC GTCCTTCAACCCCAGATGTGACCCACGTCCAGATGACGCAGGGTCGGTCTCTTGGCATCGCTGTGTACTGGTTGTCCGTGCAGGGCGCGAGGATCTACGTGGCCTTGACGTCCAACGGCAAAAACTGTTCTAGCCAAAGCAATCACTGTTTCATTATACCTGCGGAATGCGGCCAGAATCGCTCCGTCACTGTCGTAGCGTATAATGACGCTGGACCCAGCAGCCCTTCACAACCGGTTACCTACATTACAT ATCCATGTCCTCCAGAGAACATCTGGGTGGAGGAGCCCACAGCTGGTAACTGCTCAGTGATGTGGGACAGTGTACCGCTGGTGGAGCACTACATCACTTACATAAAAAGGGACGACGGGGCGGAGCACTCATGCAACACCACCGAAACCACCTGTCAATTCTTCTGCATGTGTGGCTACACCTACCTCACCAGCGTGTTCCCCCACAACCAGGCCGGATCCAGCCTTTTCGCACACGTCCGCAACTACACCACCA ttCCTTGTTGTCCACATGATGTTACCATAAAGCTGGTTTCTACCGAGACCCTGGAGATCATGTGGTCGCCTGTCAAAGGGTCCGAGCTGTACAAGAcgacagcagcagagactcacGAGGTCATCCACTGCAACGACACATCACCAGTGTGTGCTCTGTCAGATCTGAAGTGCAACACAGGTTACGCCGTGACAGTGACGTCGTGCTGCGAGTTACGAGGATGCAACACCACCTGCAAAGCACAGATACATGAAACGG CTCCATGCACTCCAGAGATCATGAGTTTGGCTCAGGTCAACAACTCCACATACAAAGTCCTTATCACAAACCCCAACACAGGCGATACAAATTACACCGTCACAGCCACCGGACGCTATGACAGACACACTTGCCACTCGACAAATGACTACTGTGAGCTCACACAGCTGCCCTGTGGCAAGACCTATGAAGTGACAGTGGTGGCCACCTCGGCAGCGGGGAAAAGTCTGCCTGGGTTCAGTAAAATTCTGGAAACAG GTCCTTGCTGTCCCATGTATGTGAATGTGACCCAGGTCACCCAGGCTATGACCAACGTGACGTGGTCTGCTGGCCACGGGGCTCGCTCCTACGTTGTTGCCCTGACGTCCCTTCGAGGACACGCCTCATGCCACACTCTGGACACACACTGCCTGATGGGCTGCATCACTTGTGGCACCAACTACAGCGTTTACCTGGAAGCCATCAGCAGCTCAGGGCACAAGTCAGAGTGCTTGTATAAAGGATTCTCATCCA GTGCCTGCTGTCCAACAGGCGTCAAGCTCTATCGCAGGAGCAACAACACCCTCAGAGTATACTGGCGTTCTTTGGGCACTCAGGTCTACAATCACACAGTACAGCTGTCTGGAACCAGAGCCAACAACACCTGCACGGCAGCTGCAGGCAGCATGTACTGTGACATGGAGGAGGGCCCGTGTGGAGACGTCTACACCGTGGTGGTGGCACCGGTGGGTCATGACGGGACCATAGTGGTCTTCTGTCAGGCCAGGTGGTACTCAG TTCCCTGCCCAGGAAGTAATGCGGGTATGA TGATCTCTCATGGCAAACGAAGAATGAATTAA
- the LOC110956557 gene encoding protein AKNAD1 — MEGDPEESHEDVQGDDKPTVLWEKHFEQSIFVDLSEDESLHFSDLESSLALQLSQAESAASEASIHLSGSAELSPLNDTSSEISSVSNQSVSVEKSKTRSSKLHVSVQRPNTMNDQGYEDTGQNTSDEDQEDLPFDGDLGSPYFNQTGSSEENENSDGRCTVHASPELPGVFELLPEDASCKQENVLEAAQPSVVALPCPGPADINQVLLRHFSQEELLRPGRLIEAETLPEVSLLESVDDTLFSSAPTYNSAAVRSNHTDSYHEESNIASQNASLKEETQKKTDHFTSAAADNDMSESVSTESNQCSGDVSAGAVKEEGAEEDEEVQRVPLLRTRSFIEMKYGQGQVHYPLPDFSKVAPKVKIPKTPSGPTRSVPQCQSTMHRAQSSPMMLDVISRVLEDSVQPSEKPYVFRDDDKQSPPALVHHLQTEYDKLLTKYAEAENLIDQMRLGTSAQPSSDLMLDLEHDADDLDADQGELVDGSHLGAPHLSPPENLSKKVETALSSAVKEATTASSSQPQDDPSDGERMTSELRDIISQFMQKVQEFKFSVSTKSTSTEEQQMMLRSMMEAQDQLERKYMSKKDEHRALEMQNYMGLSRNTGTFDPNRLVEGDIFRIGMHLEDIKEMIDKNVCEQISPPHSSSTPTPVTASQHVKSSPLCMPMFLSPPSLHEGPSAGFSTVSDEVDVQREEKGEEEEASEVHINGGLDQRSEFVTDDLLMNNSGRNNHHSRVSLDSLEGLSVHTAEDEEGNEEKRSSVLSEVIDHRGVLAKRDGTSSASRQRQQTVGSSVLCCSTLDGVLNLKGECDLGDCVSLAVEVSSSSDALRDSDSLSEPPLNTSQRIVSPETDSGFGSSYLNQSASGSFQPNLLSQSGHSQNESVSISDSEGSCSNLQTTIHSAALPGHQWADTHPSVQTQHCEAAAAVELWVESTTKEPSGCLQGSDQNLPAQLHLSQPLLSSAMDTEDRSNPLYSCSCNNEAILALQSEVSRLKKDLEVGLVQLPHLEQKMDYLTSKYKQERQERRSKTRIHQKPGCNSAGKSSSRSVSNFRSSQVKIEDWISSDMDPSKSKAAIMKSFYSKDRWDLLSSPSLQKPLLQVSYSSSSSLPASYKMREPPLQPTSHYRKRSTQSDSALLPSNVYFQRTLSPASVASKTGSRTSRRSRSKEEDMNKTLDQAIEVARSMKRTTDRMARRLSADLAKAQLHRKLHNMQPLGGRKHQDL; from the exons ATGGAGGGAGACCCAGAGGAATCACATGAGGATGTTCAGGGCGATGACAAGCCCACTGTGCTCTGGGAGAAGCACTTTGAGCAGAGCATCTTTGTGGACCTCAGTGAGGATGAAAGTCTGCACTTCAGTGATCTGGAGAGTTCTTTAGCTTTACAACTGTCCCAAGCAGAGTCTGCTGCCTCTGAAGCCAGCATCCATCTCAGTG GGAGCGCAGAGCTGTCGCCCTTAAATGACACCTCCTCAGAGATCAGCAGCGTTAGCAATCAGAGTGTGAGCgtggaaaagagcaaaactagaAGCAGCAAACTGCATGTGTCTGTTCAAAGACCAAACACCATGAATGACCAGGGGTATGAGGACACGGGGCAAAATACCAGCGATGAGGATCAGGAGGACCTGCCTTTTGATGGTGACCTGGGAAGCCCCTACTTCAACCAGACAGGAAGCTCCGAGGAAAATGAAAACTCGGATGGAAGATGCACTGTTCATGCAAGCCCTGAGCTTCCTGGTGTGTTTGAATTGCTGCCAGAAGATGCCAGCTGCAAACAGGAGAACGTTTTAGAAGCTGCCCAGCCAAGTGTGGTTGCTCTACCGTGCCCTGGTCCTGCAGACATTAACCAGGTGTTGCTGCGACACTTTTcccaggaggagctgctgcGACCGGGCAGACTGATTGAGGCAGAGACCCTGCCGGAGGTGTCTCTGCTGGAGAGCGTGGACGACACTCTCTTTAGCTCGGCTCCAACATACAACAGTGCAGCTGTTCGTAGTAACCACACAGACAGCTATCATGAAGAGAGTAATATTGCATCACAAAATGCAAGTTTAAAAgaggagacacaaaagaaaactgatcattttacatctgctgctgctgacaacGATATGTCGGAGTCTGTAAGTACAGAGTCAAACCAGTGTAGTGGGGATGTCAGTGCTGGAGCAGTGAAGGAAGAAGGGGcggaagaggatgaggaggtgCAGAGAGTCCCTCTGCTGCGAACAAGATCCTTCATTGAGATGAAGTACGGCCAAGGCCAAGTTCACTACCCCCTTCCTGACTTCTCCAAGGTGGCCCCTAAGgtaaaaatccccaaaactcCAAGTGGACCAACTAGATCTGTACCTCAGTGCCAGAGCACCATGCACAGAGCCCAGTCTTCTCCAATGATGCTAGATGTGATCAGTAGAGTCCTGGAGGATTCAGTCCAGCCATCAGAGAAGCCATATGTCTTCAGAGATGATGACAAACAGTCTCCTCCAGCGCTGGTGCATCACCTGCAG ACTGAATATGATAAATTACTAACCAAGTACGCCGAGGCAGAGAACCTCATAGACCAAATGAGACTGGGAACCAGT GCTCAGCCCTCCTCAGACCTGATGCTTGATTTAGAGCACGATGCTGACGACCTTGATGCTGATCAGGGCGAGTTAGTGGATGGAAGCCATCTTGGAGCTCCTCACCTTTCACCGCCAG aaaacttaagTAAAAAGGTAGAAACAGCTCTCAGCAGCGCTGTTAAGGAGGCGACCACAGCTTCCTCAAGCCAGCCTCAAGATGATCCCAGTGACGGGGAGAGAATGACCTCTGAGCTAAGAGACATCATCAGCCAGTTTATGCAAAAG GTGCAAGAGTTCAAATTCAGTGTAAGCACCAAGTCTACAAGCACAGAAGAACAGCAAATG ATGCTGAGGAGCATGATGGAGGCTCAGGACCAGCTAGAAAGGAAATACATGAGTAAGAAGGATGAGCACAGAGCTCTGGAGATGCAGAACTACATGGGCCTGTCCAGGAACACTGGAACCTTCGACCCAAACAG ACTAGTGGAGGGAGACATATTCAGGATAGGGATGCACCTTGAAGACATAAAGGAGATGATAGACAAAAACGTGTGTGAGCAAATTTCTCCACCCCACTCATCGTCCACTCCCACACCTGTAACAGCGTCACAGCACGTGAAGTCCAGTCCTCTCTGCATGCCCATGTTTTTATCTCCGCCATCCCTGCATGAG GGGCCAAGTGCAGGTTTTTCCACTGTGAGTGATGAGGTGGACgtacagagagaagaaaaaggagaagaggaagaggccAGTGAGGTCCATATAAATGGTGGACTAGACCAAAGAAGTGAATTCGTCACTGATGACCTCTTAATGAACAATTCTGGACGTAACAACCATCATTCACG GGTCTCACTGGACTCTCTGGAGGGACTGAGCGTCCACACAGCTGAAGATGAGGAAGGCAATGAAGAGAAGAGGAGCTCTGTTCTGTCAGAGGTGATCGATCACAGGGGCGTCTTAGCAAAGCGGGATGGAACCAGTTCAGCATCGAGACAGAGGCAGCAGACAGTCGGCAGCTCAGTGTTGTG TTGTAGCACCCTGGATGGTGTCCTGAACCTAAAGGGTGAATGTGATCTGGGTGATTGTGTGAGTCTGGCAGTGGAGGTTTCCAGCTCGTCTGATGCACTCAGAGACTCAGACAGCCTCTCAGAGCCTCCTCTCAACACCTCACAG AGGATTGTGAGTCCAGAGACAGACAGTGGATTTGGGAGCTCCTACTTGAATCAATCGGCCTCTGGATCATTTCAACCAAATCTCCTCTCACAAAG CGGGCACTCCCAGAATGAAAGTGTAAGCATCTCAGACAGTGAGGGCTCCTGCTCCAACCTGCAGACGACCATCCATTCAGCTGCCCTGCCCGGCCACCAGTGGGCCGACACCCACCCTTCTGTCCAAACACAGCactgtgaagcagcagctgcagtggAGCTGTGGGTGGAGAGCACCACTAAGGAGCCTTCAGGCTGCCTGCAGG gatctGACCAAAATCTGCCTGCCCAGCTTCATCTATCTCAGCCTCTACTCAGCTCAGCCATGGATACTGAAGACAGAAGCAACCCGCTGTACTCCTGCTCTTGTAATAA TGAGGCTATCCTGGCCTTACAGTCAGAGGTCTCCAGGCTAAAGAAGGACCTGGAGGTGGGCTTAGTCCAGCTACCGCATTTAGAACAAAAGATGGACTACCTCACCTCAAAATACAAACAGGAGCGTCAGGAGCGCAGGTCTAAAACTAGAATTCACCAGAAACCAGGATGTAACAG TGCGGGGAAGTCAAGCAGCAGAAGTGTGAGTAACTTCAGATCCAGTCAGGTGAAGATAGAAGACTGGATCTCATCAGATATGGATCCCAGCAAGAGCAAAG CAGCCATCATGAAGAGTTTTTACTCCAAGGACAGATGGGATCTTCTCTCCTCTCCGTCCCTCCAGAAGCCTCTCCTTCAGGTCAGCTACAGTTCCTCCAGCAGTTTGCCAGCCAG CTACAAAATGAGGGAGCCACCACTGCAGCCAACGTCCCACTATAGAAAACGTTCCACTCAGTCAGACTCAGCGCTCCTGCCCAGCAACGTCTACTTCCAGCGGACACTGTCTCCAGCGTCAGTGGCCTCCAAGACCGGCAGCAGGACGAGCCGACGCAGCAGGAGCAAG GAGGAAGACATGAACAAGACTCTGGATCAGGCTATCGAGGTGGCTCGCAGCATGAAGAGGACCACTGACCGCATGGCCAGGAGACTGTCTGCTGACCTGGCTAAAGCTCAGCTACACAGAAAACTGCACAACATGCAGCCACTGGGGGGCAGAAAACACCAGGATTTATAA